The nucleotide sequence GTATGCAGAGGTTATggggccactagcccagtccctagacatcctgcaactggagaatggcatgttcatggggtatttgccaCCAATGCTCTACAATCTGGACTGCAagttagaagggctggaaaacaaacctgtgaggtacacatactgttttcagctgctgagaggtgtccgtgaagccctaagaaagtggtttgcagctatctgggaggacaagaggctggcagcctgcctacaccctagCTTCAAACTAGTGGCTAGAGTCGTGCCAGGCAACCACCCCTACAAACAAGTatgctgctggaagggcaggatataaatcaaataataaataaacaagtaagaacattagggaagccctttgggtgggttactccaagggaaatgtctcaagtgaggcatcagagggcttaaggtggtagcaGGGGCTGggtcttttcttcctggggctcctcatcacaaccttgggtgctgcaggtaatccttaagggcctgctgtgctgccccatgagcgTGGTGACGAGGCCATCTTCTTGCCTTCCAtgccatcatccacaggctcaggctgacagttggaccctgaaccagggggcatgacaagcatcaggaaatgaagagcagatgatggtttcctaacatatacgtgttaacatatcctctctctttcttaggtacacaatggaagccttgctgaaagctgaaataaagatgggtgcacttaatgaggacggtgatcagtcttcagacaaagaccaggaaggagatgacttggaaaatgacttctttaacattcagccccAGGGCAAGACGTCAACAGTGGACACTGATGAGGAGGAAttgttgaggtacctgaggtctcccagcagggaactgtcatcactccatggctttccacgtgtgctgctgtgctttttgcagcacaacacaggcatgccttcaagcgccacagtagaatgcctgttcagtactgatggcaatgtaatgaatgcaaaaagacattccttgtctgatgtgttctttgagcatcttgttcttttgagacataagaaatgtattgtaaaagcagcatttcaagtgtaaaatttgatttcaagtgaattatatgcgTGTAGGGGGTATCGTCATTGCTGGGTGgggaggatgtgagattctgctatgccattctgttaatcttatggattaaaaaaaattattctactatcctgtgtgtgtttatttttaatgttgttttaggctacttagatgtgcagcagccgagGCCAGCACCTagtaggcaattttttaaagaaaggaactTAAatctaattgtagtgattacttttgagtaacagtaatcagttaccttcagagcaattgtaattgtaacagtaattactactttttggccatgcaacagtaattgtaatttattactttttagaagtaatcttccaagctcccctatgaagaaaggttgcagcatttgggggtttttagtttacagaaaaggcgggtcagaggagacatgatagaagtgtataaaattatgcatggcattgagaaagtggatagagaaaagtttttctccctctctcataatactaaaactcgtggacatttaaagaagctgaatgttggaagattcaggacagacaaaaggaagtacttctttactcagcgcatagttaaactatggaatttgctcccacaagatgcagtaatggccaccagcttggatggctttaaaagaagattagacaaattcaaggaggacagggctatcaatggctactagccatgatggctgtgctctgccaccctagtcagaggcagcatggttctgaaaaccagttgctggaagcctcaggagggaagtgttcttgcactcgggtcctgcttgcgggcttcccccaggcacctggttggccactgtgagaacaggatgctggactagatgggccactggcctgatccagcaggctcttcttatgttcttactgtgtTGAGGGGAATCGGAGCCCAAGAACCTCTGGAGGGCTGAAGATACCTCAGTCAACCCTAAAACGAAACAAGCAACAGGAACAGAAAAGTTTTTAGCAAACGTGGAAAACTGTACAGGGATAATGGACTGcctaagtcgatcccgacttctggcgaccgcttcttcatggtaagcggtattcagagggggcttaccattgcctccctctgaggctgagagccagtgactggcccaaggtcaaagggcagggagttccacagttccTCTCCTCTTTGACCCTCTGGCCAAGTGAAAAGGGGCAGACTCCTGACATCAGGTGCTTGTTAAAGACGGCCCAGAAACGCTAGAAGCAGCCCCAGAGAGCAGGAGATGGTTCCGCTCACTCAGTAGCGCTAACGACCAGGGGCGGGGTGGATCCTGCAACCTCCCCAAGGCAACCCAGGAAAAGCAGAGGGGGGTTCCGggtggggggggaaatgaaggcGTCTCACTTTTCCTTTTTCAAAAACACTAAGTTCCTCACCTGCATGTcctcagcatactggtggcactcttcggatgacagctcccaacagtttcatatagatgttaaatcgCATAGGAGGGCTAGTAAACTGGGTCTGAATCCTCGTATGATGGAAGCCCCTGTGGGTTGCTCCTGAgcctggatgacagctcccagcagattaatatagatgttaaacagcataggaggGTGTCAGGGATTCTTCTGGGTCCCTCAATTTCCCTTCACGTAAAACAGGCTTCTGCAACCCTTTTGCTGCCACTAATTCACATGGAATGCTTCTTTAAACCCTCCTTGCAGAGTTTACGGATGGCTTTAGGCGTGAGATGTCACCACCACTGAGAATTAGTATAAATCTTGAAGTATGTTTTATTAAAGGGACATTATTTACAAAAGAGAATAGGGTTGCTTATTTGGGGACTTTATAGGTGCTTGCTGGCTCCAGAGACACCGTTATGGCCACCAGCCTTAGGCACTTAGGCTGTCTCTTCAGGCCAGTTTCCCTAAGCTGCCACCCTAGCCAATGACtcccacaacccagtccagctactggaGCCAATCGGACTCTGTGCCCCAAAGCTCCTCAGGTTGCCCTCCTGGCTGTGGGGCAGTTTGGCCAGTGTTATGCGTCCCCCTTGTGTCCCTTCCCTCCAGCAAGACCTTTCTTCAGGGTGGCCCCTCAGACTAACTCTCTCACTGGCCTCCTTCTGATCTGCACCAGGCAGAGCGCTTAATAGTACACAGGGTGTGTCTATGTCTATATCTACATCTACAGTAGGGCGccactttttggcgttccgctaacacggccccactcatacggtgcttgttccgcttttacggagtTTTTCGGGCATCAAGCGCCATTTTAtagacggagttccgctttttggagggttccgctttttggcgggggtctggaacgtaacccgccgtatgagtggggccctactgtatatctatGCAGGGCTCAGTTCTTCCCTCTGCTACTCTCGTCAACCAACTCCTCACTCTGACTATCACCAAGCCCAACTGCCCTCTCCAACTGCTAACTCCTGATGGACAGTTAACTCCCTACTGCCTGGAAGGAAGAATTTAGCTTTTCCCAGCCCAGCCTACTAGAATCTTCAAACGATCTCCTCTCGGAACCAGTCGCCAAGCAACCACAGCCAAGCAGGCTTGCAGCAATGTACCAAAACAAGgcctcatggcagtcacagaGATCATGTAACAtttttaaacacaaacacatactGTACACAGCATTTCTCCACAGAGAGCTAATGAACTGAGTCTGAATACCCCTGTGGGTCGCCCCTGTGGGTATGACGGATGCCCCTGTGCGTTGCTcccgagtccagataattggtcaattgtctgcttgGGATGGGGTCACAGCcccgccccctcacagccatacccccttcttaaattatacaaccttctaagattatagaataatctggccaggcatactgttttctgcttctctatcactgtcctTTCTGCCAgacatattgcttgaattaccgAATTCAGTGCCCACATGTTTATTTCCTGCTGCTagcaaactgcttgatgatgtagatgggatgctatcctcaAGATTCATTGTCTCTTCTTCTGTAATTACagttctcactctccacaacttggcttggaTTTTTGAAGCAGAAACTAATAAAGGCGTGCTTGCAGTTCACACGCACTGGGGCCTGCgtaactgactcagaaagccctacagcaataaggaaaaaacccaaactttttttaaaaaacttctagACGCATAGGCTCCTTCCCATCTTTCTTGGGGGGCTTTTTTGCTACTGGGTCAAGACaaagtaggaaaggacaaggatacATGTTAGAAGACTGTTAGTGgccacacactcccctttcatgctgattagctcataggatgctggagacatagggaccctgctcccaaacaagTAAGGTATCTAAGTCCCCTCCAGACCCTGGCTGACTACACCCCTGTGGTAGGGCTGCAACCATGGCAAACCTATTTGCCATGTTTAGAACTGTTCCCTTGGAGGCCTCATGTACACAGCTAGGCCCCAGGAGTGCATTTCCTTTCGTTTCACTGACCTGCCTTTTGTGTAGGGATGAGCACCAGTGGGCACACTGTGAGTCTCTTGTATGTAaactacaattttaaaaattatttaatttttggtttttttgatgggAAGCCAGTGGAATTAAAAAACCTTATTCTGACATACTTTCCCCACATAAGTCTGGAAATTATGGGGACTGTTCTCAACAGTTCTctgtggcacctttaagactaaccagTACTGCAATACTAAATATACATATTATGGAGTGATCCTAATGGAATTGAGAGGGGCTTATTTTTGAGTAATGTACGGTTATTGTGCCATGAACCCACACTAGACACTCTGACAGGAATTCTGGATGGTTTAGGTGCTAAGCATGAATAATATTGCAGTGTTAAAGTgtcctgtttctttgcaaaggaagatAGGGGCAGAACCCTTTTCTGCAGCTATAACAAAtgaaaaatacattttcaaaCCCATTCACAACTACTTAACAACACTACTCAACCTACATTATATATATAACACAGTGagagcagggaccccttccaaaacaaagtaagatacttttcagtttagttTGTATTTCTGCGTCTAAAACGCTTAACTGTCCCCAGTAACTTTgtaagagaggaggatggggagataaGCAGAATTTGGCCACGCCTCTGTAACATCACTGGCCACATCTCTGTGACCTCCCAGCCGTCCTACCATTTCCAGTGACCACCAGAACCTTTACAGTTTcaccccactgtgaattctttgatgggaaatcTTATACTTCTTCTGCacaaaactctttccacattcctggtttgatatggtttctccccactgtgaattctttgatgactgTGGAAGCTTGTGTTTCTAGTAATGCCATAGGATGAgtagaaaaccagaacaacttggccaaACCACAGTGACCTCACTGCATCCAAACAGCACCTCCAGGTCAAGTGGCCACCAACTGCCACCGCAAGAAAGGGTCAAAATCTTAATGGAGATTGTCCTCATTGACCATACATTGGTGACCCCTTAGCAGCCCTGCCAGGTCAGGTAATCACTTGCTGCCAACTTTCTTACGGTTTCTCTCCTaaatgtgaattctttgatgggaagtgagacttCTCTTGCAGCTGaaattctttccacattccaagcattgatgtggtttttcccctgtgtggttTCTGTGATGTATAGTAAGGCTTATGCtgtgacagaagctctttccgcattccaagcatttatatggtttctcccttgtatgaattctttgatgagaagtgagacT is from Rhineura floridana isolate rRhiFlo1 chromosome 3, rRhiFlo1.hap2, whole genome shotgun sequence and encodes:
- the LOC133381616 gene encoding uncharacterized protein LOC133381616 — translated: MEVMLSDSSKSSLLGSFKKHFRSLMGKCSKLWSKQNQSAQIAEYIHAQCGVYLKVPNKTRWNSPFDALKQLHKLLSTMPLKMKAIMGRCSLSRITAAETVGLQEYAEVMGPLAQSLDILQLENGMFMGYLPPMLYNLDCKLEGLENKPVRYTMEALLKAEIKMGALNEDGDQSSDKDQEGDDLENDFFNIQPQGKTSTVDTDEEELLRYLRSPSRELSSLHGFPRVLLCFLQHNTGMPSSATVECLFSTDGNVMNAKRHSLSDVFFEHLVLLRHKKCIVKAAFQV